The following coding sequences lie in one Rutidosis leptorrhynchoides isolate AG116_Rl617_1_P2 chromosome 6, CSIRO_AGI_Rlap_v1, whole genome shotgun sequence genomic window:
- the LOC139854666 gene encoding uncharacterized protein, whose product MLFSSTTWYSPKLGDTGRFTVPCYLQDVQISNALVDLGASVNLMNYSLFKKLGLKDIRPTRITIQLVDRSVKLPRGFAEDVLVRVDMFNFPVNFVIMDIEEDTKVPLILGRPFLNTAKAIIDVHEKSLKLRVGTEEVTFNIDQFMKQPWEEDIGLVDSI is encoded by the coding sequence atgctattTAGTtctacaacatggtattcccctaAGTTAGGAGACACCGGAAGATTCACCGTACCTTGCtatctgcaagatgtccaaatcagTAATGCTTTGGTGGATCTAGGAGCCAGTGTGAACTTAATGAACTATTCTTTATTTAAGAAGCTAGGACTTAAAGACATAAGACCAACAAGAATCACTATCCAGCTCGTGGACAGATCAGTTAAACTCCCCCGTGGATTTgctgaggatgtcctagttagagtggacaTGTTTAATTTTCCCGtcaatttcgtcattatggatattgaggaggaTACAAAAGTTCctctcatacttggcagaccatttctaaatactgccaaggccataATTGATGTGCATGAAAAGTCATTGAAACTTAGAGTCGGCACCGAAGAAGTCACTTTCAATATAGATCAGTTTATGAAACAACCTTGGGAAGAAGACATCGGTTTGGTAGACTCTATTTAA